From a region of the Salminus brasiliensis chromosome 4, fSalBra1.hap2, whole genome shotgun sequence genome:
- the zfyve26 gene encoding zinc finger FYVE domain-containing protein 26 isoform X2 — MHPFGREKESSRQDLFGFFTQCLQHGEWELAAACVQQLGQAAGDVPQEPSDIITAIVTHPYQLQWDTVGSPHRLAWYWLQVLEKHSKDKVCESVRRELAFLLLLEELGEEVPLTVLKELHQAFLDSEFVEKKDPRPPVLPLSGAALSCVSSLLSRGRPRLAHALLGFLRGRGLQDVFLQQLLKRVTAAERSEGWAEEVCAMLALLPCSAGGSGAQLEALWEGLWGAREGPLSEERVLGCLLRPQSQTLLTLYCSTALRLLRDGLLREAPHTQDLPEAERVMLGLCCHSDRPTVWKAMYFECLSSGKHFLEQVLVTGLDLIKKEEFSKLEALLEAEFQPLSRLLLLLGWKHCQSLDSAQTLLRILHQQQAQANDTVLGEFANVLSSQLGVLEWCVKNNPGISHEALKSQLHSLDHHSALYVLHSLTPLVKCEERRVLELLQAAGDPSLGDTHNSAVQRNLTLFRGFCAMKYAVYAVCVNAHTHSGCSDCGLLHARQREPAQETQETEGHSSLFQHYLSECQLYLEAVPAVFRLELLENVFSLLFLTDADFSPQMEPCAASTVTQNRTAAEMGRENTSNDKLTEDSGAKVEKEDRSVGPAGPADQWRIAGEPESKGKCWSVSSSHALPELSHLVSGCRGFLLDACGLEGVLRLLREGLEGMSALGQVDGRALGAEAELAESLACSISVDTFSTRLQRLSKRTAEAQWRLQIITSNQGNVAGGALLPPAGVSSARSLRRANSSEVSGLRRKKRSRSHRSEQRFSSERPNGEVSASTSVTICMCADGGSTAGVSVEQEGCMLGGPQSWLVPAMLSPPESLLISCICKGNYMEAHQVMVMFGLENASCSGELLFMERYREVLVELAQAEQKIESQSLSSSSSSSEGLGSVGVTVPGRSRLGSSSRSTLQSIGNAAAAGMAFYSISDVADRLLSTPARPLPCLEESYWLSRQLSDSSGHLLPLLNELSPAGMAAFDLACCQCQLWKSSRQLLETAERRLHASLESRGVRVDPKLLHSEGIHGFPSVLQQISKILNRTAAGKGPPKSDCNGEDGMVLAPFGCSAQEVLLCCYPSLTEESIAARLTLSQRLEATLQTLTAATEMAGENQSCSWVLASLLEQAGLRPSELDSHPIRSAMKQLLRSLDQLCPFEPDSATCRPDYMRSFLDYINMLGSVLVRSLGSEDQSLEVKLGNPLLVLLQSPTQLLSHLLFDRQVAPDRVLSLLQQEGLHVSVQQVIVQRCCEPLPLFYPYTPKITVATGGAFGSASISSLIKQHSQEHAPTLLELSDLSDISDPAPASDPSSESDVSVEINPSISPPSPSSSSSSSSAFLLTPSALSFLKSRSPLVASLACLSAARGEVARPGPSSGWPGLPSYFRSTGRKEAPLDAEQISKEAEALLREFPVLRAFLRDAAQPVLGSAEGSDGLGAALCGKATVGMLFGGPQGGTGQALAAEAFQQALNGGELDRALALLELYAQSSQQEVLRDRLLACTALEGDHGTEQLFRVKDWQLRGRVALQGLERWPLQSCLDLLRYCLSDSSPDNPLTLQLQQKKHELDMYHKMLSLQPPLEWRTWQDLKEESRRNPEFMLSLLLQTREFELCAQWVQLYPVSEKSKLQLQTEHLLYLLEKGRTEEAFQLLESLSEPLALEVSESALDRRPGLAACHFLSDYLTLHFQSQMTPARRRHIHSLHLGSKVLLTLPEASRQDYFQLLADPLLMLEQLLMNLKVDWASAAVSTLRNLLPAQNAGITNQHIDALLAEYGRKALDFPYAPRERSRSDSVISLQELSLQCPAQDGSPSSPSHTPPPSAGSTPIHTPSRSTHDRERGSTGKRPRSSALFTPPEKTPERKDWIPDHQKHICMVCQRERFTMFNRRHHCRRCGRLVCHACSTRKMVVEGCEEAARVCDQCYNFFHPDSDDELEQAEVAGSPVSVDGVLDGLLSLPEVPQKQFRLSPNPAENQQINSEFYYEQAPSASLCVAILTLHSDHAACGHQLIGHCRSISRKLTNPEVDARLLTDVMQQLMFSAKLMFVRAGRSQDLALCDSYISKVDVLKILVSANYKYIPSLDDILETAAVTRLRNQLLEAEYYQLAVEVSTKSGLDPGGVWHAWGLACLKAGRLSGAREKFSRCLKAPVDRNQLNMGPRLLQEIVQHLESTVRPTLSTAVDEDILASLTELEEALRDLAPVDRMEGRAQRCGHYQECLYYLLTYGTHLSLISFYLRHDGLRDALTHLLSKECPEDVFLEGVLQPCLERGRLGSLQALLESLDPTLESWGRYLISACQLLQRKGHYHTLYQLQQFMMDHVRAAMTCIRFFAHGAHSYLQLGEQQRWLVRAKEHLRTYLQEQQNRRKPHSTASSFRKRMSSSDVSRHINTIELQLEVTRFLHRCESSSPSRSTITPTPSGNSAPPTLFGASSMKVDVACKVMLGGKNIEEGFGIAYRVIQDFQLEALAVYERVGQRLVRQRQYQAIRQLLKCVGESGTATKNDCDAIVLSCVSVAEKSPADAKELEALILESKTTENKIKAYLQCSKLRAAYLLAVKLDVAKAGLLVQDVLQAAESSGDSIMQDICRQWLTEHQATRHGNNR, encoded by the exons ATGCACCCGTTTGGCCGGGAGAAGGAGAGCTCCAGGCAGGACCTGTTCGGCTTCTTCACGCAGTGTTTGCAGCATGGAGAGTGGGAGCTGGCGGCCGCGTGCGTCCAGCAGCTCGGCCAGGCCGCTGGAGACGTCCCGCAGGAACCCAGCGACATCATTACTGCCATCGTCACACACCCTTACCAGCTGCA GTGGGATACAGTGGGAAGCCCTCACAGACTGGCCTGGTACTGGCTGCAGGTCCTTGAGAAACACTCAAAAGACAAG gtgtGTGAATCAGTAAGGAGAGAGCTGGCCTTTCTGCTGCTTTTAGAGGAGCTCGGGGAGGAGGTTCCTCTGACTGTACTGAAG GAGTTACACCAGGCCTTCCTAGACTCTGAGTTTGTTGAGAAGAAGGACCCTCGCCCTCCTGTGCTCCCGCTGAGTGGTGCTGCTCTCTCCTGTGTCAGCTCCCTGTTGTCCCGGGGCAGGCCGCGGCTGGCTCATGCTCTGCTTGGTTTCCTAAGGGGCCGTGGACTGCAGGACGTCTTCCTCCAGCAGCTTCTGAAGCGTGTGACTGCAGCGGAACGGAGTGAGGGATGGGCAGAGGAGGTGTGTGCCATGCTGGCTCTGCTGCCTTGCAGTGCCGGGGGCTCCGGAGCCCAGTTGGAGGCCCTGTGGGAAGGGCTGTGGGGCGCCCGGGAGGGACCCCTGAGTGAGGAGAGGGTGCTGGGGTGCCTCCTGCGGCCACAAAGCCAAACTCTTCTCACACtgtactgctccacagcgctcAGGCTGCTCCGGGATGGACTGCTCCGAGaggcaccacacacacaag ACTTACCTGAAGCAGAGAGGGTCATGCTTGGCCTGTGTTGTCATAGTGACCGGCCGACAGTTTGGAAAGCTATGTACTTTGAGTGCCTGAGTAGTGGAAAGCACTTTCTGGAGCAGGTGCTG GTAACTGGGCTTGACCTTATAAAGAAGGAGGAATTTTCCAAGCTGGAGGCCTTATTGGAGGCGGAGTTTCAGCCACTGTCCCGTCTCCTACTGTTGTTGGGATGGAAGCACTGCCAGAGCCTCGACTCAGCCCAGACGCTTCTCCGAATTCTGCACCAGCAGCAG GCCCAGGCTAATGATACCGTACTTGGCGAGTTTGCGAATGTACTCTCGTCTCAGCTCGGAGTGTTGGAATGGTGTGTCAAGAACAACCC AGGGATATCCCATGAGGCCTTAAAGTCTCAGTTGCATTCTCTGGATCACCACTCTGCTCTGTACGTGCtgcactctctcactcctctgGTCAAGTGTGAAGAGCGGAGAGTTTTGGAGCTTCTGCAAGCAGCAG GAGACCCTTCGCTGGGGGACACTCACAACAGCGCTGTCCAGCGGAACCTCACCCTCTTCAGAGGCTTCTGCGCCATGAAGTACGCTGTctatgctgtgtgtgtaaacGCTCACACGCACTCCGGCTGCTCAGACTGCGGTTTGCTGCATGCACGGCAGAGGGAACCGGCTCAGGAGACGCAGGAaactgaag GTCACTCGTCACTGTTCCAACATTACCTTTCGGAGTGCCAGCTCTACCTGGAAGCAGTTCCCGCAGTATTCCGCTTGGAGCTCCTAGAGAAcgtcttttctcttctctttttgacTGACGCCGACTTCAGCCCTCAGATGGAGCCGTGTGCCGCCAGTACGGTGACCCAGAACCGTACTGCTGCAGAGATGGGACGAGAGAACACCAGCAATGACAAGCTCACGGAGGACAGCGGTGCAAAAGTAGAAAAGGAGGACCGGTCAGTAGGGCCGGCAGGGCCAGCAGATCAGTGGAGAATTGCTGGAGAGCCAGAAAGTAAGGGAAAGTGTTGGAGTGTGAGCTCCAGCCATGCGCTACCTGAGCTGAGCCACCTGGTTTCAGGGTGCCGGGGCTTTCTGCTGGACGCCTGTGGGTTGGAGGGCGTCCTGCGGCTGCTGAGGGAGGGGCTGGAGGGTATGTCTGCACTCGGTCAGGTGGATGGCCGGGCACTGGGTGCCGAGGCGGAGCTGGCAGAGAGCCTTGCCTGTTCCATTTCCGTGGATACGTTCAGCACACGCTTGCAGAGGCTATCCAAGCGAACGGCCGAAGCACAATGGAGGCTACAGATCATCACTAGTAACCAGGGTAACGTGGCGG gtggagcACTTCTGCCCCCCGCCGGAGTGAGCTCAGCTCGGTCCCTGAGACGCGCCAACAGCAGTGAGGTTTCTGGCCTGAGGAGGAAGAAACGAAGTCGAAGCCATCGCTCTGAACAGCGCTTCTCCTCAGAGCGACCGAACGGAGAGGTCAGCGCCAGCACTTCAG TGACGATTTGCATGTGTGCAGATGGTGGCAGtacagcaggggtgtctgtgGAGCAGGAAGGGTGTATGCTTGGAGGCCCTCAAAGCTGGCTGGTTCCCGCCATGCTGTCCCCGCCGGAGTCTCTCCTAATCTCCTGCATCTGCAAGGGCAATTACATGGAGGCCCACCAG gTGATGGTGATGTTTGGTCTGGAGAATGCCTCGTGTTCTGGAGAGCTTCTCTTCATGGAGCGTTACCGTGAGGTTCTGGTCGAGCTGGCTCAGGCGGAGCAGAAGATCGAGAGCCAGTCGCTCTCTTCGTCTTCTTCATCCTCAGAGGGCCTGGGGTCAGTGGGGGTCACGGTTCCTGGCCGGAGCCGactgggcagcagcagcagatccacCCTTCAGAGCATCGGCAATGCAGCTGCAGCAG GGATGGCCTTTTACTCCATCTCAGACGTGGCTGACCGGCTCCTCAGCACGCCCGCTCGTCCACTGCCCTGTCTGGAGGAGAGTTACTGGCTCTCTCGACAGCTCTCCGACTCCTCGGGACATTTACTCCCTCTGCTGAACGAGCTGAGTCCTGCTGGCATGGCTGCCTTCGACCTGGCCTGCTGCCAGTGCCAGCTGTGGAAGAGTTCCCGGCAGCTTTTGGAGACGGCCGAGCGGAGACTGCATGCATCGCTGGAGAGCagag GTGTGAGAGTGGATCCAAAGCTTCTTCACAGTGAAGGAATCCATGGCTTCCCTTCTGTTCTGCAGCAGATCAGCAAGATCCTCAACAGAACAGCTGCCGGAAAAGGTCCACCCAAGTCAG ACTGTAATGGGGAGGATGGTATGGTTTTGGCCCCTTTTGGCTGCAGCGCTCAGGAGGTGCTGCTGTGTTGTTATCCGTCTTTAACAGAAGAGAGCATTGCTGCCCGGCTCACTCTCAGCCAGCGCCTAGAGGCCACTCTGCAGACCTTGACTGCCGCCACAGAAATGGCTG GTGAGAATCAGTCGTGCAGCTGGGTTTTAGCGTCCCTGCTGGAGCAGGCCGGGCTGAGGCCATCAGAGCTAGACTCTCACCCCATACGCTCTGCAATGAAGCAGCTACTGCGCTCGCTGGACCAGCTCTGCCCGTTTGAACCGGACAGCGCCACCTGCAGGCCAGACTACATGCGTAGCTTCTTGGACTACATCAACATGCTGGGGTCAGTGTTGGTCCGCAGCCTGGGATCCGAAG ATCAGAGTTtggaggtgaagctgggaaatcCTCTCCTGGTGCTGCTGCAGTCTCCCACCCAGCTCCTCTCACACCTGCTCTTCGACAGACAGGTGGCACCTGACAG agTATTGTCTCTACTACAGCAAGAGGGCCTGCATGTGAGCGTCCAACAGGTCATAGTACAGCGCTGCTGTGAGCCCCTGCCTCTATTTTACCCCTATACCCCAAAGATCACGGTAGCCACCGGCGGGGCCTTTGGTTCAGCCAGCATCTCCTCTCTGATCAAGCAGCATTCACAGGAGCATGCGCCCACCCTCCTCGAGCTTTCTGACCTCTCTGATATCTCCGACCCCGCCCCGGCCTCGGATCCCAGCTCTGAATCCGATGTGTCCGTGGAAATTAACCCTTCCAtctcccctccctctccatcGTCGTCCTCGTCATCATCCTCTGCCTTCCTCCTTACACCGTCTGCTCTGTCCTTCCTAAAGTCACGCTCTCCTCTAGTCGCCTCCCTAGCGTGCCTCAGCGCCGCCCGGGGTGAGGTGGCCCGGCCAGGTCCCTCCTCAGGGTGGCCCGGGCTGCCCTCGTACTTCCGGAGCACAGGGCGCAAAGAGGCACCGCTGGATGCTGAGCAGATCTCCAAAGAGGCAGAGGCGCTGCTGCGGGAATTCCCCGTGCTCAGGGCTTTCCTGCGGGATGCAGCCCAGCCAGTGTTGGGCTCGGCAGAGGGCTCAGACGGGCTGGGAGCGGCTCTGTGCGGGAAAGCCACGGTGGGGATGTTGTTCGGTGGGCCTCAGGGTGGGACGGGGCAGGCACTTGCGGCCGAAGCATTCCAGCAGGCTCTGAATGGAGGAGAACTGGACAGAGCTCTCGCTCTGCTGGAGCTGTATGCTCAGAGTAGCCAGCAGGAGGTGCTAAGGGACAGACTGCTCGCATGCACAGCACTGGAGG GAGACCATGGCACTGAGCAGTTGTTTCGGGTGAAGGACTGGCAGCTTCGTGGCCGTGTGGCTCTTCAGGGTTTAGAGCGCTGGCCTCTGCAGAGCTGCCTGGATCTGCTGCGCTACTGCCTGAGTGACTCCAGCCCGGACAACCCGCTTACGCTGCAGCTGCAACAGAAGAAACATGAGCTTGACATGTACCACAAG ATGCTGAGCTTGCAGCCGCCGTTGGAATGGAGGACGTGGCAGGACTTGAAAGAGGAGTCCAGGAGGAATCCTGAGTTCATGCTCTCCCTCCTGCTGCAGACACGG gaGTTTGAGCTGTGTGCTCAGTGGGTGCAGCTGTATCCTGTCTCAGAGAAGTCTAAACTGCAGCTCCAGACAGAACACCTGCTTTACCTGCTGGAGAAGGGCCGCACAGAGGAGGCCTTCCAG CTCCTGGAGAGCCTCTCTGAGCCTCTGGCTCTGGAGGTCAGCGAGAGCGCTCTGGATCGAAGGCCCGGACTGGCTGCCTGCCACTTCCTGTCTGATTACCTCACGCTGCACTTTCAGAGTCAGATGACCCCGGCACGAAGACGCCACATACACTCCCTGCACCTAGGGTCCAAG GTGTTGCTGACGCTTCCGGAAGCTTCCCGTCAGGACTATTTCCAGCTACTGGCGGATCCTCTGCTCATGCTGGAGCAGCTGCTGATGAACCTGAAGGTAGattgggcctcggctgccgtcTCCACCCTCCGGAACCTTCTGCCTGCTCAGAATGCCGGCatcaccaaccagcacatcgaCGCACTGCTGGCTGAGTACGGCCGCAAAGCCCTTGACTTCCCCTACGCCCCCAGAGAGAGGTCCCGCAGCG ACTCGGTCATCAGTCTGCAGGAGCTCTCCCTGCAGTGTCCTGCTCAGGACGGCTCTCCGTCCTCCCCCAGccacaccccacccccctcagCAG GTAGTACTCCCATTCACACCCCATCTAGGTCCACTCATGACAGAGAAAGAGGCTCCACTGGGAAAAGGCCTCGCTCCTCCGCCCTCTTTACGCCTCCTGAGAAAACACCAGAGCGCAAAGACTGGATACCTGACCACCAGAAGCATATCTGTATGGTCTGCCAAAGGGAGAGGTTTACCATG TTTAACCGGCGGCACCACTGCAGACGCTGTGGCAGACTGGTGTGTCACGCCTGCTCCACCAGGAAGATGGTGGTAGAGGGCTGTGAGGAGGCTGCCCGGGTGTGTGACCAGTGCTACAACTTTTTCCACCCAGA CTCTGATGACGAGCTGGAGCAGGCAGAAG tagCTGGCAGCCCTGTCTCCGTTGACGGGGTTCTGGACGGGCTTCTCAGTCTCCCAGAGGTTCCGCAGAAGCAGTTCCGGCTCAGCCCAAACCCAGCTGAGAACCAGCAGATAAACAGCGAGTTCTATTATGAGCAG GCTCCTAGTGCTTCCCTGTGTGTTGCCATCCTCACCCTCCACAGTGACCATGCTGCCTGCGGCCACCAGCTGATTGGCCACTGCCGCTCCATTTCCCGTAAACTGACCAATCCTGAGGTGGACGCCCGCCTCCTGACTGACGTGATGCAGCAGCTGATGTTCAGCGCTAAGCTGATGTTTGTTAGAGCTGGACGCAGCCAAGACCTGGCCCTCTGCGACAG CTATATCAGTAAAGTGGATGTGCTGAAGATTTTGGTCAGCGCTAATTATAAGTACATCCCATCCCTGGACGACATTCTGGAGACGGCCGCAGTAACACGTCTGCGGAACCAGCTGCTGGAGGCTGAGTATTATCAGCTGGCTGTGGAG GTGTCCACTAAAAGTGGCCTGGACCCTGGTGGCGTGTGGCATGCGTGGGGGTTGGCCTGTCTGAAGGCCGGACGTCTGAGTGGCGCCCGGGAGAAGTTCTCTCGCTGTCTGAAAGCTCCTGTGGACAGAAACCAGCTGAACATGGGTCCTAGGCTGCTGCAGGAGATCGTGCAGCACCTGGAGTCCACCGTCCGGCCCACGCTCAGCACG GCAGTGGATGAGGACATCCTGGCATCTCTGACCGAGTTGGAGGAGGCTCTACGTGACCTGGCTCCTGTTGATCGGATGGAGGGCAGGGCACAGCGCTGTGGCCACTATCAAGAGTGCCTGTACTACCTGCTGACCTATGGCACTCACCTCAGCCTCATCAGCTTCTACCTGCGCCACGACGGCCTGAGGGATGCTCTCACGCACCTGCTCAGCAAG GAGTGTCCCGAGGACGTGTTTCTGGAGGGTGTCCTGCAGCCCTGTTTGGAGCGAGGGCGGTTGGGTTCTCTCCAGGCCCTGCTGGAGAGTCTGGACCCCACATTAGAGAGCTGGGGACGATACCTCATATCCGCCTGCCAGCTTCTCCAGCGTAAAGGCCATTATCACACACTCTACCAGCTCCAGCAGTTTATGATG gaCCACGTTCGGGCTGCTATGACCTGTATCCGGTTCTTTGCGCATGGCGCACACTCCTATCTGCAGCTGGGCGAACAGCAGCGCTGGCTGGTTCGGGCCAAAGAACATCTGAGGACGTACCTGCAGGAGCAGCAGAACCGCAGGAAGCCTCACTCCACTGCCTCCTCCTTCAGGAAGAGGATGAGCTCCAGCGACGTCTCCAG ACACATTAACACCATCGAGCTGCAGCTGGAAGTGACACGTTTCTTGCATCGCTGCGAAAGCTCCTCTCCCTCTAGATCAACTATAACCCCCACCCCTTCAGGCAACAGTGCCCCGCCCACCCTGTTTGGAGCTAGCTCCATGAAAGTGGATGTGGCCTGTAAG